Proteins co-encoded in one Oncorhynchus masou masou isolate Uvic2021 chromosome 22, UVic_Omas_1.1, whole genome shotgun sequence genomic window:
- the isl2a gene encoding insulin gene enhancer protein isl-2a, translated as MVDIIFNSSFLGDMGDHSKKKSGIAMCVGCGSQIHDQYILRVAPDLEWHAACLKCAECSQYLDETCTCFVRDGKTYCKRDYVRLFGIKCANCNIGFCSSDLVMRARDNVYHMECFRCSVCSRHLLPGDEFSLRDEELLCRADHGLLMEQASAGSPLSPGIIHSRSLHIADPVSVRQPPHRNHVHKQSEKTTRVRTVLNEKQLHTLRTCYNANPRPDALMKEQLVEMTGLSPRVIRVWFQNKRCKDKKRSIFMKQLQQQHHSDKTNLQGLTGTPLVAGSPIRHDNTVQGNPVEVQTYQPPWKALSEFALQSDLDQPAFQQLVSFSESGSMGNSSGSDVTSLSSQLPDTPNSMVASPVDT; from the exons ATGGTGGATATTATATTCAATTCTTCTTTCTTGGGTGATATGGGGGATCATTCCAAAA AGAAGTCTGGAATCGCAATGTGTGTGGGCTGTGGGAGTCAGATCCACGACCAGTACATCCTGCGGGTCGCCCCGGACCTGGAGTGGCATGCTGCGTGTCTGAAGTGCGCGGAATGCAGTCAGTACCTGGATGAGACGTGCACTTGCTTCGTCCGAGATGGCAAGACATACTGCAAAAGAGATTATGTAAG ATTATTTGGGATTAAATGTGCAAACTGTAACATTGGCTTCTGCAGCAGCGATCTAGTGATGAGAGCTCGTGACAACGTGTACCACATGGAGTGTTTTAGGTGCTCCGTGTGCAGCAGGCATCTCTTGCCGGGGGATGAGTTCTCTCTGCGGGACGAGGAGCTGCTGTGTCGAGCTGATCATGGTTTACTGATGGAACAGGCCTCAGCGGGAAGTCCCCTCAGTCCGGGAATTATTCACTCCAGGTCTCTTCATATTGCAG ATCCTGTGTCTGTTCGACAGCCTCCTCATCGGAACCACGTCCACAAGCAGTCTGAGAAGACCACTAGGGTGCGAACAGTATTAAACGAGAAGCAGCTTCATACCCTTCGGACCTGTTACAATGCCAACCCAAGACCAGACGCACTTATGAAAGAACAATTGGTTGAGATGACCGGTCTTAGCCCAAGGGTCATCAGAGTTTGGTTCCAGAACAAACGTTGTAAAGACAAGAAGAGATCGATATTCATGAAGCAACTTCAACAACAGCATCACAGCGATAAAACG AATCTTCAGGGACTGACGGGTACGCCTCTGGTGGCAGGCAGTCCAATTCGACACGACAACACGGTCCAAGGGAACCCAGTAGAGGTGCAGACTTACCAGCCCCCATGGAAGGCCCTGAGCGAGTTCGCCTTGCAGAGTGATCTGGACCAGCCCGCCTTCCAGCAGTTG GTGTCTTTTTCTGAATCGGGCTCCATGGGTAACTCCTCCGGCAGTGATGTGACCTCCCTGTCGTCGCAGTTGCCGGACACACCGAACAGCATGGTAGCGAGTCCGGTGGACACGTGA